Proteins encoded together in one Streptomyces asoensis window:
- a CDS encoding ROK family transcriptional regulator — protein MTGRGQGSAGDLLELVRKGRATTRGALQQATGLSRATVGQRLDRLFRAGWLREGAGGPVDSPLGGRPSITLEFDDAHAVVLAADLDTRHARAAVLTLTGELLAEHGGTLVVEDGPEAVLGELAGWFARLLEKAGHGPDEVCGIGLAVPGPVDSETGRVVQPPIMPGWDGYDIRGRLARAFTEHTGAPALPVLVDNDANLMAYGEQRTAHPDCSAFVLVKVSTGIGAGVVVDGSIFRGVDGGAGDIGHIRVGTEALCRCGSQGCLAAVASGGAVARRLAESGVPASSGSDVRDLLAAGHPEAAALAREAGRQVGDVLATVVTLLNPGVLMIAGDLAGTAFLTGVRELLYQRALPRSTARLEVVTSRLGERAGLVGAGALVVEHLYAPERAEERLLALGV, from the coding sequence ATGACGGGACGAGGCCAGGGCAGTGCCGGCGATCTGCTCGAACTGGTGCGCAAGGGGCGGGCGACGACACGCGGGGCCCTCCAGCAGGCCACCGGCCTCTCCCGTGCCACGGTCGGGCAGCGCCTGGACCGGCTCTTCCGCGCGGGCTGGCTGCGCGAGGGGGCCGGCGGTCCCGTCGACTCGCCGCTGGGCGGCCGCCCGTCGATCACCCTCGAGTTCGACGACGCCCACGCCGTCGTCCTGGCGGCCGACCTGGACACCCGCCACGCGCGGGCGGCCGTGCTCACGCTGACCGGGGAGCTCCTGGCCGAGCACGGCGGCACGCTCGTGGTCGAGGACGGGCCGGAGGCGGTGCTCGGCGAGCTGGCCGGCTGGTTCGCCCGGCTGCTGGAGAAGGCCGGTCACGGACCGGACGAGGTGTGCGGCATCGGCCTGGCGGTGCCCGGCCCCGTCGACAGCGAGACCGGCCGCGTCGTCCAGCCGCCGATCATGCCCGGCTGGGACGGCTACGACATACGGGGCCGGCTCGCGCGGGCGTTCACGGAACACACCGGTGCGCCCGCCCTCCCCGTGCTCGTCGACAACGACGCGAACCTCATGGCGTACGGCGAACAGCGCACCGCACATCCCGACTGCTCGGCGTTCGTCCTGGTCAAGGTGTCGACGGGCATCGGCGCGGGGGTCGTGGTCGACGGCTCGATCTTCCGCGGCGTCGACGGCGGGGCCGGCGACATCGGGCACATCCGGGTGGGTACGGAGGCGCTGTGCCGCTGCGGCTCCCAGGGCTGTCTCGCGGCGGTGGCCAGCGGCGGCGCCGTGGCGCGCAGGCTCGCGGAGTCGGGCGTCCCCGCGTCCTCGGGCTCGGACGTGCGCGACCTGCTCGCCGCCGGACATCCGGAGGCCGCCGCGCTGGCCCGCGAGGCGGGCCGTCAGGTCGGCGACGTGCTGGCGACCGTCGTCACGCTGCTCAACCCCGGCGTCCTGATGATCGCCGGGGACCTGGCCGGCACCGCTTTCCTCACCGGGGTGCGCGAACTGCTCTACCAGCGCGCGCTGCCGCGCTCCACGGCCCGACTGGAGGTCGTGACCTCGCGGCTGGGCGAGCGGGCGGGCCTGGTGGGAGCGGGTGCGCTGGTCGTGGAGCACCTGTACGCGCCGGAGCGCGCGGAGGAGCGGTTGCTGGCGCTCGGGGTCTGA
- a CDS encoding MGH1-like glycoside hydrolase domain-containing protein — MDRTAQLVARPAQHAVAYDPGTPPGPPHLGAPRTGPASRRAAQVLADNWTGSSTVPSPGLYPHQWSWDSAFVAIGLRHVSPRRAQTELETLLDAQWGDGRVPHIVFNPSVPLDAYFPSPDFWRSSTAGRAAGAPRTVQTSGIVQPPVHALAAWLVHRADPGLSRARGFLGRMYPRLAAWHRYLLHRRDLGGGGLVSVVHPWEQGMDNAPSWDAPLSRVTPAPARSFRRADLDHGAPEDRPTDLDYGRYVRLAAEYRDGGYRDGGTGPGGGEFAVEDPSFNALLIASEHALAHIAHELGATGTARHARAERLTAALVERLWDPAEEMFFCRDLHDPHGSGDRHGPRGPAGALVPERGVSGLVPLLLPGLPREVAAGLVRTLRGPHFGLGTATRLVPSYDLRGEAFDPHRYWRGPAWFNTSWLLERGLRAHGARADADALRRAVVDVAAGSDFAEYVDPFTGEACGATGFSWTAALTLDLLHDDGTTPDEPPDEPPGMTSGTAGTASTTGTAGTAGTAGTAGTAGTAGTTAPGRTSGTGGTTGPDSAAGADATAIEGGDRG, encoded by the coding sequence GTGGATCGCACCGCCCAGCTCGTCGCCCGGCCGGCGCAGCACGCCGTCGCATACGATCCGGGTACCCCGCCGGGTCCGCCGCACCTCGGGGCGCCGCGCACCGGGCCGGCGAGCCGCCGGGCCGCGCAGGTGCTGGCGGACAACTGGACCGGGTCCTCGACGGTTCCCTCGCCCGGTCTGTACCCGCACCAGTGGTCCTGGGACTCGGCGTTCGTCGCCATCGGCCTGCGGCACGTCTCACCGCGCCGGGCGCAGACGGAGCTGGAGACGCTGCTGGACGCCCAGTGGGGCGACGGACGCGTCCCGCACATCGTCTTCAACCCCTCCGTACCGCTCGACGCGTACTTCCCGAGCCCCGACTTCTGGCGCTCCTCGACCGCGGGGCGCGCTGCGGGCGCCCCGCGCACCGTACAGACCTCCGGGATCGTGCAGCCACCGGTGCACGCCCTCGCGGCCTGGCTGGTGCACCGCGCCGACCCGGGGCTCTCCCGCGCCCGCGGCTTCCTGGGCCGGATGTATCCCCGGCTGGCCGCCTGGCACCGCTATCTGCTGCACCGGCGCGACCTGGGCGGCGGCGGGCTGGTGTCCGTCGTCCACCCCTGGGAGCAGGGCATGGACAACGCGCCGAGCTGGGACGCTCCGCTCTCCCGGGTGACGCCGGCCCCGGCCCGTTCCTTCCGGCGCGCCGACCTCGACCACGGCGCCCCCGAGGACCGTCCGACGGATCTGGACTACGGGCGGTACGTACGGCTGGCCGCGGAGTACCGGGACGGCGGCTACCGCGACGGCGGGACCGGCCCGGGGGGCGGGGAGTTCGCCGTCGAGGACCCCTCCTTCAACGCGCTGCTCATCGCCTCCGAGCACGCGCTCGCGCACATCGCCCACGAACTGGGGGCGACCGGCACGGCCCGCCACGCACGGGCGGAGCGGCTGACCGCGGCGCTCGTCGAACGGCTGTGGGACCCGGCGGAGGAGATGTTCTTCTGCCGCGACCTGCACGATCCGCACGGCTCGGGCGACCGGCACGGCCCGCGCGGGCCGGCCGGCGCGCTGGTCCCCGAGCGGGGCGTCTCCGGTCTCGTGCCCCTGCTGCTGCCCGGCCTGCCGCGCGAGGTGGCCGCGGGGCTCGTACGGACCCTGCGCGGGCCGCACTTCGGCCTGGGCACCGCCACCCGTCTGGTCCCCAGCTACGACCTGCGCGGCGAGGCGTTCGACCCGCACCGCTACTGGCGGGGCCCGGCCTGGTTCAACACGAGCTGGCTGCTGGAGCGGGGGCTCAGGGCGCACGGCGCACGGGCCGACGCGGACGCGCTGCGCCGGGCGGTGGTGGACGTCGCGGCAGGCTCGGACTTCGCCGAGTACGTCGACCCGTTCACGGGCGAGGCCTGCGGCGCGACCGGCTTCAGCTGGACCGCGGCCCTCACCCTCGACCTGCTGCACGACGACGGCACCACGCCGGACGAACCGCCGGACGAGCCGCCGGGCATGACGTCGGGCACGGCAGGTACCGCAAGCACCACAGGCACGGCAGGCACGGCAGGCACGGCAGGCACGGCAGGCACGGCAGGCACGGCAGGCACGACCGCACCAGGCAGGACATCAGGCACGGGTGGCACGACCGGTCCGGACAGCGCGGCCGGCGCGGATGCCACGGCTATCGAGGGAGGGGACCGGGGATGA
- the ppdK gene encoding pyruvate, phosphate dikinase, translating to MSENKDLPVAEQAATVEGVKFVYDFTEGNKDLKDLLGGKGANLAEMTNLGLPVPPGFTITTEACKVYLESGEEPAALRDEVSAHLDALEQRMGKKLGQADDPLLVSVRSGAKFSMPGMMDTVLNIGLGDKSVQGLARQAGDDRFAWDSYRRLIQMFGKTVLGVDGELFEDALEAAKTAKKVTVDTELEAADLKKLVTRFKKIVKTEAGRDFPQDPREQMDLAIQAVFDSWNTDRAKLYRRQERIPGDLGTAVNVCSMVFGNLGPDSGTGVAFTRDPASGHQGVYGDYLQNAQGEDVVAGIRNTVPLAELESIDKKSYDQLMQIMETLENHYKDLCDIEFTIERGQLWMLQTRVGKRTAGAAFRIATQLVDQGLIDEAEALQRVTGAQLAQLMFPRFDEEAKVQQVGRGIAASPGAAVGKAVFDSYTAVKWSRSGEKVILVRRETNPDDLDGMIAAEGILTSRGGKTSHAAVVARGMGKTCVCGAEELEVDTKRRRMTVPGGHVVEEGDLISIDGSSGKVYLGEVPVVPSPVVEYFEGRMHAGANDADELVEAVHRIMAFADRKRRLWVRANADNAEDAMRARRFGAQGIGLCRTEHMFLGDRRELVERLILADTEDEREESLKALLPLQKQDFVELFSAMDGLPVTVRLLDPPLHEFLPDITELSVRVALAESRQEPHENELRLLQAVHRLHEQNPMLGLRGVRLGLVIPGLFTMQVRAIAEAAAERRAAKGDPRAEIMIPLVGTVQELEIVREEADQVIAEVEAATGVQLKLSIGTMIELPRAALTAGQIAEAAQFFSFGTNDLTQTVWGFSRDDVEASFFTAYLEKGIFGVSPFETIDRDGVGSLVKLAVEAGRATRPDLKLGVCGEHGGDPESVHFFHEVGLDYVSCSPFRIPVARLEAGRAASQSTGSDHR from the coding sequence GTGTCGGAAAACAAAGATCTCCCGGTAGCCGAGCAGGCCGCGACCGTTGAGGGCGTGAAGTTCGTCTACGACTTCACCGAGGGCAACAAGGACCTCAAGGACCTCCTCGGCGGCAAGGGCGCCAACCTCGCCGAGATGACCAACCTGGGCCTCCCCGTCCCTCCCGGCTTCACGATCACCACCGAGGCCTGCAAGGTCTACCTCGAGAGCGGCGAGGAGCCCGCGGCACTGCGTGACGAGGTGAGTGCGCACCTCGACGCGCTGGAGCAGCGCATGGGCAAGAAGCTCGGCCAGGCCGACGACCCGCTGCTGGTCTCGGTCCGCTCCGGCGCCAAGTTCTCGATGCCCGGAATGATGGACACGGTCCTCAACATCGGTCTCGGCGACAAGTCGGTCCAGGGCCTCGCCCGGCAGGCCGGCGACGACCGCTTCGCCTGGGACTCCTACCGGCGCCTCATCCAGATGTTCGGCAAGACCGTCCTCGGCGTCGACGGCGAGCTCTTCGAGGACGCGCTGGAGGCCGCCAAGACCGCCAAGAAGGTCACGGTCGACACCGAGCTGGAGGCCGCGGACCTGAAGAAGCTGGTCACGCGCTTCAAGAAGATCGTGAAGACCGAGGCCGGCCGCGACTTCCCGCAGGACCCGCGCGAGCAGATGGACCTCGCCATCCAGGCGGTCTTCGACTCCTGGAACACCGACCGGGCCAAGCTCTACCGCCGCCAGGAGCGCATCCCGGGCGACCTCGGCACCGCCGTCAACGTCTGTTCCATGGTCTTCGGCAACCTCGGCCCCGACTCGGGCACGGGCGTCGCGTTCACCCGCGACCCCGCCTCCGGCCACCAGGGCGTGTACGGCGACTACCTCCAGAACGCCCAGGGCGAGGATGTCGTCGCGGGCATCCGCAACACCGTCCCGCTCGCCGAGCTGGAGTCGATCGACAAGAAGTCGTACGACCAGCTGATGCAGATCATGGAGACGCTGGAGAACCACTACAAGGACCTCTGCGACATCGAGTTCACCATCGAGCGCGGTCAGCTGTGGATGCTCCAGACCCGCGTCGGCAAGCGCACGGCAGGCGCGGCCTTCCGTATCGCCACCCAGCTCGTCGACCAGGGCCTGATCGACGAGGCCGAGGCGCTCCAGCGGGTCACCGGCGCCCAGCTCGCCCAGCTGATGTTCCCGCGCTTCGACGAGGAGGCGAAGGTCCAGCAGGTCGGCCGGGGCATCGCCGCCTCGCCCGGCGCGGCGGTCGGCAAGGCGGTCTTCGACTCCTACACCGCCGTCAAGTGGTCCCGCTCGGGCGAGAAGGTCATCCTGGTCCGCCGCGAGACCAACCCCGACGACCTCGACGGCATGATCGCGGCCGAGGGCATCCTCACCTCCCGCGGCGGCAAGACCTCCCACGCGGCCGTCGTCGCGCGGGGCATGGGCAAGACCTGCGTCTGCGGCGCCGAGGAGCTCGAGGTCGACACCAAGCGCCGCCGGATGACCGTCCCCGGCGGACACGTGGTGGAGGAGGGCGACCTCATCTCCATCGACGGGTCCAGCGGCAAGGTCTACCTCGGCGAGGTGCCCGTCGTCCCCTCCCCGGTGGTGGAGTACTTCGAGGGCCGCATGCACGCCGGCGCCAACGACGCCGACGAACTGGTCGAGGCCGTGCACCGCATCATGGCGTTCGCCGACCGCAAGCGCCGCCTGTGGGTGCGCGCCAACGCGGACAACGCCGAGGACGCGATGCGCGCCCGCCGCTTCGGCGCCCAGGGCATCGGCCTGTGCCGCACCGAGCACATGTTCCTCGGCGACCGCCGTGAGCTGGTCGAACGCCTCATCCTCGCGGACACCGAGGACGAGCGCGAGGAGTCGCTCAAGGCCCTCCTGCCGCTCCAGAAGCAGGACTTCGTGGAGCTGTTCTCGGCGATGGACGGCCTGCCGGTCACCGTGCGGCTCCTGGACCCGCCCCTGCACGAGTTCCTCCCCGACATCACCGAACTGTCCGTCCGCGTGGCGCTGGCCGAGTCCCGCCAGGAGCCCCACGAGAACGAACTCCGCCTCCTCCAGGCCGTCCACCGCCTGCACGAGCAGAACCCGATGCTGGGTCTGCGCGGCGTGCGCCTCGGTCTGGTCATCCCCGGCCTGTTCACCATGCAGGTACGGGCGATCGCCGAGGCGGCCGCCGAGCGCAGGGCGGCGAAGGGCGACCCGCGCGCCGAGATCATGATCCCGCTCGTCGGCACGGTCCAGGAGCTGGAGATCGTCCGCGAGGAGGCCGACCAGGTCATCGCCGAGGTCGAGGCGGCGACGGGCGTCCAGCTGAAGCTGTCCATCGGCACGATGATCGAGCTGCCGCGTGCCGCGCTGACCGCGGGGCAGATCGCCGAGGCGGCACAGTTCTTCTCCTTCGGCACGAACGACCTGACGCAGACGGTGTGGGGCTTCAGCCGCGACGACGTCGAGGCGTCGTTCTTCACCGCCTACCTGGAGAAGGGCATCTTCGGAGTCTCCCCGTTCGAGACGATCGACCGCGACGGCGTGGGCTCGCTGGTGAAGCTGGCCGTCGAGGCCGGCCGCGCCACCCGCCCCGACCTCAAGCTCGGCGTCTGCGGTGAGCACGGCGGCGACCCGGAGTCCGTCCACTTCTTCCACGAGGTGGGACTCGACTACGTCTCCTGCTCGCCCTTCCGGATCCCGGTCGCGCGACTCGAAGCGGGGCGGGCGGCGTCGCAGTCGACGGGCAGCGACCACCGCTGA
- a CDS encoding glycogen debranching N-terminal domain-containing protein — translation MTDRHHLLVYGGTFAAVGDRGDISGVPGPGAAAGSPEGLFVRDARHLSRWQLTVDGAVPEVLSPVADGDTTRCVLVPRGGRNEPPSCTLFREQAVGDSAFVESLRVVSNRPVPTTVRLAVTADADFTDQFELRSDHRTYAKTGVVRRRQVLDDGVEFTYRRGEWRSCTTVTAEPVPDAVEETGTGARRLVWTLELEAHGCAELTLRVMARPHGERRTLRVPRSPASVTGQLLAREDAFVEGVAFPTGWPELAAACARGLADLAALQVRADGPDGEDLLVPAGGAPWFLTLLGRDALLTSLFVLPYHPRPAAATLLALAAAQATETGPESVAQPGKIVHEVRHGELAHFGQVPYGRYYGSVDATPLFLVLLGAYVERTGDTATGRRLEPNARAAVSWMLDHGGLTSRGYLVYRADQGGLANQNWKDSPGAICSADGTRATGAVMAAGAQGYAYDALRRTAWLARTVWEDEKYAALLEQAAADLRDRFQRDFWMRDRSFPALALDGEGRQVDALASDAGHLLWSGLLDKEYGEAVGRRLLEPDFFSGWGVRTLAAGQPAYHPLSYHRGSVWPHDNALLTLGLARYGLHDEARTVAHALVDAATATGHRLPEVLAGYGRDTHAEPVPYPHACVRESRSAAAPLALLTAVGGA, via the coding sequence ATGACGGACCGGCATCATCTGCTCGTGTACGGCGGGACGTTCGCCGCCGTGGGCGATCGCGGGGACATCAGCGGCGTACCCGGCCCGGGGGCGGCCGCCGGGTCGCCCGAAGGGCTGTTCGTGCGGGACGCCCGGCACCTCAGCCGCTGGCAGCTGACGGTCGACGGCGCGGTACCGGAGGTGCTCTCCCCGGTCGCGGACGGGGACACCACGCGGTGTGTGCTCGTCCCGCGCGGCGGCCGCAACGAGCCGCCGTCCTGCACGCTCTTCCGTGAACAGGCCGTCGGTGACAGCGCGTTCGTGGAGTCGCTGCGGGTCGTCAGCAACCGGCCGGTGCCCACGACGGTCCGCCTCGCGGTCACCGCCGACGCCGACTTCACCGACCAGTTCGAACTGCGCTCCGACCACCGGACGTACGCGAAGACCGGGGTGGTCCGCCGCCGCCAGGTCCTGGACGACGGCGTGGAGTTCACCTACCGGCGCGGCGAGTGGCGGTCCTGCACGACGGTGACGGCCGAGCCCGTGCCGGACGCCGTCGAGGAGACCGGCACCGGTGCCCGCCGGCTGGTGTGGACACTGGAGCTCGAAGCGCACGGCTGCGCCGAGCTGACCCTGCGGGTGATGGCCCGGCCGCACGGGGAGCGGCGGACCCTGCGGGTGCCCCGCTCGCCCGCCTCCGTGACCGGCCAACTCCTCGCGCGGGAGGACGCGTTCGTGGAGGGGGTGGCGTTCCCGACCGGCTGGCCCGAACTGGCCGCCGCCTGTGCGCGCGGACTGGCCGACCTGGCCGCGCTCCAGGTCCGGGCCGACGGCCCGGACGGCGAGGACCTGCTCGTGCCGGCGGGCGGCGCGCCCTGGTTCCTGACGCTGCTGGGCCGTGACGCCCTCCTCACCTCGCTCTTCGTCCTGCCCTACCACCCCCGTCCGGCCGCCGCCACGCTGCTCGCGCTCGCGGCCGCCCAGGCCACGGAGACGGGCCCGGAGTCGGTGGCACAGCCCGGCAAGATCGTGCACGAGGTACGGCACGGCGAACTCGCCCACTTCGGGCAGGTCCCGTACGGGCGTTACTACGGTTCGGTGGACGCGACCCCGCTGTTCCTCGTCCTGCTGGGCGCGTACGTGGAGCGGACCGGTGACACGGCGACGGGCCGCAGGCTGGAGCCGAACGCCCGCGCGGCGGTGAGCTGGATGCTGGACCACGGCGGGCTCACCTCGCGCGGCTACCTCGTCTACCGGGCCGACCAGGGCGGTCTGGCCAACCAGAACTGGAAGGACTCCCCCGGCGCCATCTGCTCCGCGGACGGCACCCGCGCGACCGGAGCGGTCATGGCGGCGGGGGCCCAGGGCTACGCGTACGACGCGCTGCGCCGCACGGCGTGGCTGGCGCGCACGGTGTGGGAGGACGAGAAGTACGCGGCCCTGCTGGAGCAGGCCGCCGCCGACCTGCGGGACCGGTTCCAGCGGGACTTCTGGATGCGGGACCGTTCCTTCCCGGCGCTCGCCCTGGACGGGGAGGGCCGCCAGGTCGACGCGCTCGCCTCGGACGCCGGGCATCTGCTGTGGTCGGGGCTGCTGGACAAGGAGTACGGGGAAGCCGTCGGCAGGCGGCTGCTGGAGCCGGACTTCTTCTCCGGCTGGGGCGTGCGCACCCTGGCCGCCGGGCAGCCGGCGTACCACCCGCTCTCGTACCACCGCGGTTCGGTCTGGCCGCACGACAACGCGCTGCTCACGCTGGGCCTCGCCCGCTACGGTCTGCACGACGAGGCCCGTACGGTCGCCCACGCGCTGGTCGACGCGGCGACGGCGACCGGGCACCGGCTCCCCGAGGTTCTCGCGGGGTACGGCCGCGACACCCACGCGGAGCCGGTACCGTACCCGCACGCGTGTGTACGGGAGTCCCGTTCGGCGGCGGCCCCGTTGGCGCTGCTCACGGCGGTCGGGGGCGCGTGA